From one Nothobranchius furzeri strain GRZ-AD chromosome 2, NfurGRZ-RIMD1, whole genome shotgun sequence genomic stretch:
- the gmpr2 gene encoding GMP reductase 2, with amino-acid sequence MPRIENDIKLDFKDVLLRPKRSTLKSRSEVDLMRSFTFRNSKGSYRGIPIIAANMDTVGTFEMALALHQFSVFTAIHKHYSVDDWLEFAKKHPDCLESVAISTGTGDGDFEKISAILEAVPQLRYVCVDVANGYSEHFVHFVRDVRQRFPSHTIMAGNVVTGEMVEELILAGADIIKVGIGPGSVCTTRKKTGVGYPQLSAVIECADAAHGLGGHIISDGGCTCPGDVSKAFGAGADFVMLGGMLAGHSESGGEVIEKNGKKYKLFYGMSSDTAMKRHAGGVADYRASEGKTVEVPYKGPVDETIRDVLGGVRSTCTYVGAAKLKELSRRTTFIRVTQQLNTVFGNDN; translated from the exons ATGCCTCGCATTGAGAATGACATCAAGCTGGACTTCAAGGATGTCCTCCTCAGACCAAAGCGGAGCACACTCAAGTCCAGGAGTGAG GTGGACCTGATGAGGAGCTTCACGTTCAGGAACTCAAAGGGCAGTTACAGGGGGATTCCCATCATAGCTGCCAACATGGACACCGTGGGGACATTTGAGATGGCTCTGGCTCTGCATCAG TTCTCTGTCTTTACTGCCATCCACAAACATTACAGCGTAGATGACTGGTTGGAGTTTGCAAAAAAGCATCCCGACTGTCTGGAG AGCGTAGCCATCAGCACTGGAACTGGAGACGGGGACTTTGAGAAAATCTCGGCCATCTTGGAGGCCGTGCCTCAGCTGAGGTACGTCTGCGTCGATGTGGCGAATGGCTACTCGGAACACTTCGTTCACTTCGTCAGAGACGTTCGGCAGAGGTTTCCCTCACACACCATAATG GCAGGAAACGTGGTGACTGGAGAGATGGTGGAGGAGCTGATCCTCGCCGGCGCTGACATCATCAAAGTTGGTATCGGACCAG GCTCAGTGTGTACGACCCGTAAGAAGACTGGAGTGGGCTACCCTCAGCTCAGCGCCGTGATCGAGTGCGCCGACGCGGCCCACGGCCTGGGCGGCCACATCATCTCT GATGGGGGGTGCACTTGTCCGGGAGACGTCTCAAAGGCTTTTG GTGCCGGAGCTGACTTTGTGATGCTGGGCGGGATGCTGGCCGGTCACTCGGAGAGCGGCGGGGAGGTCATCGAGAAAAACGGCAAGAAGTACAAGCTGTTTTACGGAATGAGCTCCGACACGGCGATGAAGAGGCATGCTGGAGGCGTGGCTGATTACAG AGCGTCGGAGGGGAAGACGGTGGAAGTTCCCTACAAAGGTCCGGTTGATGAAACGATACGGGACGTCCTGGGAGGGGTCCGCTCCACCTGCACCTACGTGGGAGCAGCGAAGCTAAAGGAGCTGAGCCGCAGAACGACCTTCATCAGAGTCACCCAGCAGCTCAACACCGTCTTTGGCAACGACAACTGA
- the cideb gene encoding lipid transferase CIDEB has protein sequence MSMDTSLFFKSVTKRVWSPPQRPFRVCCDRRETKKGVTAGTLEELKERACQALLLSLSAASLCLVCEEDGTEVDSDEFLMTLPDNIMLMALEPGRTWKPQPGTVVLTNHSKPRTGRDIARVTFDLYRLSPKDVFGSLSVKATFQGLYSVSADFQCLGPKKVLREFLRVVSTVLQTAGHLLITSASVLRRVIEGAELWQPQRAEYVTNWKR, from the exons ATCTGTGACCAAGCGAGTGTGGTCTCCACCACAGCGACCTTTCAGAGTCTGCTGTGACCGAAGAGAGACCAAGAAAGGGGTGACAGCAGGAACCCTGGAGGAGCTGAAAGAGAGG GCGTGCCAAGCTCTGCTGCTGTCCCTTTCTGCAGcatctctgtgtctggtttgtgAGGAGGATGGGACCGAGGTGGACTCCGACGAGTTCCTCATGACCTTACCTGACAACATCATGCTCATGGCTCTGGAGCCTGGACGCACATGGAAACCTCAGCCT GGTACGGTTGTGCTCACAAACCACAGCAAGCCTCGCACCGGCAGAGACATCGCTcgagtcacctttgacctttacagGTTGAGCCCTAAGGATGTGTTCGGCTCCTTGAGCGTGAAGGCCACGTTTCAAGGCCTCTACTCTGTGAGTGCTGACTTTCAGTGTCTGGGGCCCAAAAAAGTCCTCAG AGAATTTCTGCGTGTTGTCTCCACCGTCCTTCAAACCGCCGGACACCTGCTCATCACCTCCGCCTCCGTTCTGCGTCGCGTCATCGAAGGAGCCGAGCTCTGGCAGCCGCAGAGGGCAGAGTACGTCACCAACTGGAAACGATGA
- the homezb gene encoding homeobox and leucine zipper encoding b, translating to MRQLANAGHISPKQKALASVAQSSDTGRPQSNFSMHPNQPLCLPVLSLSNKFLWVLLPQIDLKPDAAAELDKAFSKFPYLTLKQTNALAQRCSLHPQLVRVWFMAQRVCYGISWDYTDIREARKHFKSLHKDGGGERSNGPNGEMGKGGKKGSQKDVERGSGGKKWVSANRKKTKIKEVKASVPQKQKEETIAGSRKRGVGKEDDAEKAAEDKRNENENERLTGKSEGGVLTRGRKKLKKEEVNPPHESPVVSGIRLGASPPIRRPVRTLRNTPASEMDLDRADVSSKNSSLDEKTDLLASLDEDPHADATDLNILVTDEDKLKGLDTTDNSGVTADDPPAPIKDEGHVADINAPPAPACMKAERPDQLEKLRAAFRDCQYPDSAQYDLLSETTGISRNWLVRWYGDTRYAIKRSKPRWMNVEDYKQILANIKNRQFLGSLCKSVLSPAGLKTPPQD from the coding sequence ATGAGGCAGCTTGCCAACGCAGGGCACATCAGCCCCAAACAGAAGGCATTAGCCTCTGTGGCTCAGTCATCAGACACCGGAAGGCCTCAGAGTAACTTCAGCATGCATCCAAACCAGCCACTGTGTCTCCCTGTGCTCTCGTTGAGTAATAAGTTTTTATGGGTTCTCTTGCCCCAGATTGACCTAAAGCCAGATGCAGCGGCAGAGCTGGACAAAGCCTTCAGTAAGTTTCCATATCTGACGCTCAAGCAGACCAATGCGCTGGCGCAGCGCTGCTCCCTGCACCCACAGCTGGTGAGGGTGTGGTTCATGGCACAGAGGGTCTGCTATGGTATCAGCTGGGACTACACAGACATCCGGGAAGCCAGGAAACACTTCAAATCCCTTCACAAAGATGGCGGCGGAGAGCGATCAAACGGGCCGAATGGAGAGATGGGTAAAGGAGGCAAGAAAGGGAGTCAGAAGGATGTGGAAAGAGGGTCAGGTGGAAAGAAATGGGTGAGTGCTAATAGGAAGAAAACAAAGATCAAAGAAGTCAAAGCCAGTGTTCCACAAAAACAGAAAGAGGAAACGATAGCTGGAAGCAGAAAGAGGGGGGTGGGCAAAGAAGACGATGctgaaaaagcagcagaagataagAGAAATGAGAATGAGAATGAAAGGCTAACAGGCAAGTCTGAAGGAGGAGTTCTGACCAGGGGGAGAAAGAAATTAAAGAAAGAAGAGGTGAACCCCCCCCATGAGAGTCCTGTTGTGTCTGGGATCCGTCTAGGTGCCAGTCCACCGATCAGACGTCCAGTACGAACCCTCAGAAACACCCCAGCATCTGAAATGGACCTGGACAGAGCTGACGTTTCCTCCAAGAACAGCAGCCTTGACGAAAAAACAGACTTGTTGGCCAGTCTGGACGAAGATCCCCATGCCGATGCTACCGACCTAAACATTTTGGTCACAGATGAGGACAAACTGAAGGGGCTAGACACCACCGACAACAGTGGTGTTACTGCAGACGACCCACCCGCTCCGATCAAAGATGAAGGCCATGTTGCCGACATAAATGCTCCTCCCGCTCCAGCCTGTATGAAAGCAGAGAGGCCGGATCAGCTGGAGAAGTTGCGTGCGGCTTTCCGTGACTGTCAGTACCCAGACAGCGCGCAGTACGACTTGCTGTCAGAAACGACCGGAATCTCCCGCAACTGGCTGGTCCGGTGGTACGGGGACACACGCTACGCCATCAAACGATCAAAGCCTCGCTGGATGAATGTAGAGGACTACAAACAGATCCTGGCTAACATCAAGAATCGCCAGTTCCTGGGCTCACTTTGCAAGTCGGTGCTGAGTCCAGCAGGCCTGAAGACCCCACCGCAGGACTGA
- the nedd8 gene encoding NEDD8 → MLIKVKTLTGKEIEIDIEPTDKVERIKERVEEKEGIPPQQQRLIYSGKQMNDEKTAADYKIQGGSVLHLVLALRGGCLFC, encoded by the exons ATGTTGATTAAAGTGAAG ACGTTAACTGGCAAGGAGATAGAGATTGACATAGAGCCCACAGATAAg GTGGAGAGAATTAAAGAAAGGGTGGAGGAGAAAGAAGGAATCCCTCCCCAACAACAGAGGCTGATCTACAGTGGGAAACAGAT GAATGATGAGAAAACAGCAGCGGACTATAAGATCCAGGGAGGCTCAGTTCTGCACCTGGTACTTGCCCTGAGAGGAGGATGCCTGTTCTGCTGA